A window of the Myripristis murdjan chromosome 15, fMyrMur1.1, whole genome shotgun sequence genome harbors these coding sequences:
- the LOC115372310 gene encoding poly(rC)-binding protein 3 produces MSDREEMASDGGLNVTLTLRLLMHGKEVGSIIGKKGETVKKMREESGARINISEGSSPERIVTITGPTEGIFRAFSMIAEKFEEDITAAMTNSNVTSKPPVTLRLVFPGSQCGSLIGKGGSKIKEIRETTGAQVQVAGDMLPDSTERAVTISGTPQAITQCVRHICSVMLESPPKGATIPYRPKAAPGGAHSLLTQQHPAQAFAIPGQYAFAHQDLTKLHQLAMQHIPLPSLGQSNPTFPGLDASAPTSSQELAIPNDFIGCIIGRQGSKINEIRQVSGAHIKIASATDGSAVRQVTITGSPASISVAQYLINASLEMAKYTMQAASSATPVDLNMSFSQSAPTVSTPTSMAVLAATTPAPTTINVHSPSTLPTIQNPHYAVPVSSLLGMKTLPVLAVHPAGLSPYTAKMPTSGIKKSERQKFAPY; encoded by the exons ATGTCTGACAGGGAGGAAATGGCTTCAGATGGGGGTCTGAATGTTACTCTCACACTGAGGCTCCTGATGCACGGAAAG GAAGTGGGCAGCATAATTGGGAAG AAAGGGGAAACAGTGaagaagatgagagaggag AGCGGTGCTCGCATCAACATTTCAGAGGGATCGTCTCCGGAAAGAATAGTTACCATCACAGGACCCACAGAGGGCATCTTCAGAGCTTTCTCCATGATCGCAGAGAAATTTGAGGAG GATATTACTGCAGCGATGACAAACAGCAACGTGACAAGCAAGCCACCTGTGACACTTCGCCTGGTTTTCCCAGGGAGCCAGTGCGGCTCACTGATTGGCAAAGGAGGCTCTAAGATCAAAGAGATCAGAGAG ACCACGGGGGCCCAGGTTCAGGTGGCGGGAGACATGCTGCCGGACTCCACCGAGAGAGCTGTCACAATCTCCGGCACTCCACAGGCCATCACGCAGTGTGTGAGGCACATCTGCTCTGTCATGCTGGAG TCGCCTCCAAAAGGAGCCACTATTCCCTACCGTCCCAAGGCCGCACCTGGCGGAGCCCATTCACTATTAACACAACAGCACCCTGCACAA GCCTTTGCAATTCCAGGGCAGTATGCCTTTGCACATCAAGAT TTGACCAAGCTTCACCAGTTGGCTATGCAGCAtatccccctcccctcccttggGCAGAGCAACCCTACCTTCCCTG GATTGGATGCATCTGCCCCCACGAGTTCACAAGAGCTGGCAATACCTAATGAT TTCATTGGCTGCATAATTGGACGGCAAGGCAGTAAGATCAATGAGATTCGCCAGGTCTCTGGAGCCCACATCAAAATTGCCAGCGCCACCGACGGCTCAGCTGTGCGCCAAGTCACAATCACAGGCTCGCCGGCCAGCATCAGCGTGGCCCAGTACCTCATCAACGCCAG CTTAGAGATGGCTAAATACACCATGCAGGCTGCTTCCTCTGCGACCCCAGTTGACCTCAACATGAGCTTCTCTCAGTCTGCTCCCACTGTCTCCACTCCTACCTCTATGGCTGTCCTGGCGGCCACCACCCCAGCCCCCACCACCATTAACGTCCACTCTCCCTCCACCTTACCAACCATCCAAAACCCACACTACGCTGTTCCTGTTTCCAGTCTGCTTGGCATGAAAACTCTCCCTGTCTTGGCTGTCCACCCAGCAGGTCTCTCCCCTTACACCGCTAAAATGCCAACCTCTGGCATCAAAAAATCTGAGCGGCAGAAGTTTGCTCCGTATTGA